Proteins from one Triticum aestivum cultivar Chinese Spring chromosome 7A, IWGSC CS RefSeq v2.1, whole genome shotgun sequence genomic window:
- the LOC123149073 gene encoding zinc finger CCCH domain-containing protein 45, which yields MDDGDGGLSFDFEGGLDTGPAAGGLALSSADAGATGGGGGGDGGGHGRGRGRGSYRQTVCRHWLRGLCMKGEACGFLHQFDKARMPVCRFFRDYGECREPDCAYKHSYDDVKECNMYKMGFCPNGPNCRYKHVKLPGPPPPVEEVLAKILQMRSSNFNKFNQHRNNNYNQQGDRPRPPPGSGLPNQNSTDNASTMQPAAGQQAQTMNQQPQQKQQQVQQQQKPNTNDQVQGVPNGSSNQPTRLATPLPQGSSRYFIVKSCNRENLEISVQQGIWATQRSNEAKLNEAFESMDNVILIFSINRTRNFQGCAKMTSRIGGYIGGGNWKSANGTAHYGRNFSLQWLKLCELSFQKTHHLRNPYNDNLPVKISRDCQELEPFIGEQLASLLYLEPDSELTAMLVAAEAKREEEKAKGVSADEAADNQDIVLFEDNEEEEEEESEEEDENNGQESQGRGRGRGMMWPPQMQMPRGPMMGPRGFPPNMMGDFGGGFGFGMPDPFGMPRGFPPFGGPRFPGDFPRGPMPGMVFPGRPPQPGGMFPMGLEMMMGPGRGPLMGMGGPGRPNRPIGMAPFMPPPPPRPVKRDQRRPGGDNRGDRYETGSDQGSRGHDNNAGNSGADGNRSQSGDRFGRSAFRDDDSESDEEAAPRRSRKR from the exons atggacgacggcgacggcggcctcaGCTTCGATTTCGAGGGCGGCCTCGACACGGGCCCAGCGGCGGGCGGGCTAGCGCTGTCCTCGGCCGACGCCGGcgcgaccggcggcggcggcggcggagatgggggcgggcacgggcgaggccgcgGGCGCGGCAGCTACAGGCAGACGGTGTGCCGGCACTGGCTGCGCGGGCTGTGCATGAAGGGCGAGGCGTGCGGGTTCCTCCACCAGTTCGACAAGGCCCGCATGCCCGTGTGCCGCTTCTTCCGCGACTACGGCGAGTGCCGCGAGCCGGATTGCGCCTACAAGCACTCCTACGACGACGTCAAGGAGTGCAACAT GTATAAGATGGGATTTTGCCCTAATGGCCCAAATTGCCGATACAAGCATGTCAAGTTACCTGGACCACCACCTCCTGTCGAGGAAGTTCTCGCGAAGATTTTGCAGATGCGGTCTTCCAATTTCAACAAGTTTAATCAGCACAGGAACAATAATTATAATCAGCAGGGGGACAGGCCTCGACCTCCACCTGGTTCAGGCTTACCTAACCAAAATTCGACAGACAATGCTTCAACAATGCAACCAGCTGCTGGGCAACAAGCTCAAACAATGAATCAACAGCCCCAACAGAAGCAGCAGCAggtgcagcagcagcagaagccaAATACAAACGACCAGGTTCAAGGTGTTCCAAATGGCTCCTCTAATCAACCCACCAGACTTGCAACACCCCTCCCGCAAGGGTCGTCTAG GTACTTCATTGTTAAGAGTTGCAATCGGGAGAACCTGGAAATATCAGTTCAGCAGGGAATCTGGGCTACTCAAAGGAGTAATGAGGCTAAACTAAATGAAGCTTTTGAATCCATGGACAATGTTATTTTAATATTCTCAATCAATAGAACACGTAATTTCCAG GGTTGTGCAAAGATGACTTCTAGGATTGGTGGCTACATTGGTGGCGGAAACTGGAAATCTGCTAATGGAACAGCACATTATGGTCGGAACTTCTCACTACAGTGGCTTAAG CTTTGCGAATTGTCGTTTCAGAAAACTCATCATCTTCGCAACCCATACAATGACAATCTCCCTGTCAAG ATCAGTCGAGATTGCCAGGAATTAGAACCTTTCATTGGTGAGCAATTGGCTTCTCTGCTTTATCTGGAGCCAGATAGTGAACTTACG GCTATGCTAGTTGCAGCAGAGGCCAAGAGAGAAGAGGAAAAGGCGAAGGGAGTCAGTGCCGACGAAGCAGCTGACAACCAAGATATTGTGCTGTTTGAGgacaatgaagaagaggaggaagaggaaagtgagGAGGAAGACGAAAACAATGGCCAAGAATCCCAGGGAAGGGGGCGGGGAAGGGGAATGATGTGGCCGCCTCAGATGCAGATGCCACGTGGACCAATGATGGGACCGCGCGGCTTCCCTCCCAACATGATGGGCGATTTTGGTGGCGGTTTCGGCTTTGGCATGCCCGATCCGTTCGGCATGCCGCGTGGCTTCCCACCATTCGGTGGCCCAAGGTTCCCCGGTGACTTCCCCAGAGGTCCCATGCCTGGCATGGTCTTCCCCGGAAGGCCTCCGCAGCCCGGCGGCATGTTTCCCATGGGCCTCGAGATGATGATGGGCCCCGGCCGAGGGCCGCTCATGGGAATGGGCGGGCCAGGACGGCCGAACCGCCCCATCGGCATGGCCCCCttcatgccgccgccgccaccccgtccCGTGAAACGGGACCAGAGGAGGCCGGGCGGCGACAACAGGGGTGACAGGTACGAGACAGGGTCTGACCAGGGGAGCAGGGGCCATGACAACAATGCCGGCAACTCCGGAGCAGACGGGAACAGGTCCCAGTCCGGGGACAGGTTTGGCAGGAGCGCCTTCCGGGACGACGacagcgagagcgacgaggaggcggcACCCAGGCGGTCAAGGAAGCGATAG